A DNA window from Labrys wisconsinensis contains the following coding sequences:
- a CDS encoding ABC transporter ATP-binding protein, translating to MRETESPAIELRGVSKSFGTVQVCRDVALTIAPGEFVTLLGASGCGKTTTLNMVAGLEDCSEGDILMAGRRVNDLSPVERDVAMVFQNYALYPHMSVAENIGFTLRMRGMGREQIRSRVAAVAAALELTAVLDRLPAQLSGGQQQRVAIGRALVREPRVFLFDEPFSNLDAALRVKMRAEVKQLHQRLGVTSLFVTHDQEEAMSISDRIAVMHRGRVEQVGTPEEIYARPATRYVAGFIGSPQIELMAGLVEAGAGGPAIRLGAASLPLPRREDARFPPGRRVEVGVRPEHVRLGPDGLPATVRLVQPVGPATHVVADWDGGTLTATLPGFARLQPGSTIHAAIAPDDLLVFDQETGLRL from the coding sequence GTGCGCGAGACCGAAAGCCCGGCGATCGAGTTGCGCGGGGTGTCCAAATCCTTCGGCACCGTCCAGGTCTGCCGCGACGTCGCGCTGACCATCGCGCCGGGCGAGTTCGTCACCCTGCTCGGCGCCTCCGGCTGCGGCAAGACCACGACCCTCAACATGGTCGCCGGCCTGGAGGACTGCAGCGAGGGCGACATCCTGATGGCCGGGCGGCGGGTCAACGACCTCTCCCCGGTCGAGCGCGACGTCGCCATGGTGTTCCAGAACTACGCGCTCTACCCGCATATGAGCGTGGCCGAGAATATCGGCTTCACCCTGCGCATGCGCGGCATGGGACGCGAGCAGATCCGCAGCCGGGTGGCCGCGGTCGCCGCCGCGCTGGAGCTCACCGCCGTGCTCGACCGCCTGCCGGCGCAGCTCTCCGGCGGCCAGCAGCAGCGCGTCGCCATCGGCCGCGCCCTGGTGCGCGAGCCCCGCGTCTTCCTGTTCGACGAGCCGTTCTCCAATCTCGACGCGGCCCTGCGGGTGAAGATGCGGGCCGAGGTCAAGCAGCTGCACCAGCGCCTCGGCGTCACCTCGCTGTTCGTCACCCACGACCAGGAGGAAGCAATGTCGATCTCCGACCGTATCGCCGTGATGCATCGCGGCCGGGTCGAGCAGGTCGGCACGCCGGAGGAGATCTATGCCCGTCCGGCCACCCGCTACGTCGCCGGCTTCATCGGCAGTCCGCAGATCGAGCTGATGGCCGGCCTGGTCGAGGCCGGTGCCGGCGGCCCGGCGATCCGCCTCGGCGCCGCGAGCCTGCCGCTGCCGCGCCGTGAGGACGCGCGCTTCCCGCCCGGACGCAGGGTCGAGGTCGGCGTTCGCCCCGAGCATGTCCGCCTCGGCCCCGACGGCCTCCCGGCCACGGTGCGGCTGGTCCAGCCGGTCGGCCCGGCCACCCATGTCGTGGCGGACTGGGACGGCGGCACCCTCACCGCGACGCTGCCCGGCTTCGCCCGGCTGCAGCCCGGCAGCACCATCCATGCCGCGATTGCGCCTGACGACCTCCTCGTCTTCGACCAGGAAACCGGCCTGCGCCTCTAG
- a CDS encoding TadE/TadG family type IV pilus assembly protein, translated as MRRPARALRDHTGGASAVEFAIVAAPLLLILLGTVEFGRLLWTRQAMQSLAISAARCMGVRQTSCSSAGAYSATATTSYVIAGAAGLGVPLASTNITLNASTTCGGVSGFSSVAISYTFATAVPVLINALAGGVALSASACFPNQPT; from the coding sequence ATGCGCCGCCCGGCCCGCGCCCTTCGCGATCATACCGGCGGCGCGAGCGCCGTCGAGTTCGCCATCGTCGCCGCGCCGCTGCTGCTCATCCTGCTCGGCACCGTGGAGTTCGGACGCCTGCTCTGGACGCGGCAGGCCATGCAGTCCCTGGCGATCTCGGCCGCCCGCTGCATGGGCGTGCGCCAGACCTCCTGCTCCAGCGCGGGCGCCTACAGCGCCACTGCCACCACCAGCTATGTCATTGCCGGCGCCGCCGGCCTCGGCGTGCCGCTCGCTTCGACCAACATCACGCTGAACGCCAGCACGACCTGCGGCGGCGTATCCGGGTTCTCCTCCGTCGCCATCTCGTACACGTTCGCGACGGCCGTGCCGGTGCTGATCAACGCCCTCGCCGGCGGTGTCGCCCTGTCCGCCTCGGCATGCTTCCCGAACCAGCCCACCTGA
- a CDS encoding DUF3313 domain-containing protein, with the protein MPLHAHAGPLAVLALSTALAGCSSVTPVRYSAIASSTYLAPNPSDPSGRVPYRYATTVDWRPYDKVIIDPVAIYRGPDQQFGSLSEADKTSLARTMQARFEQKLRSRFALVSRAGPNTLRIRLTLTGAVANTPVIGTLSRFDIGGAIYNGVQTARDGEGAMTGSVVYAVEIFDAPKLQLLGAFVSKQYPSPYDVKASMGRLAAAEAGIDKGADALLAQLQMTASRTQ; encoded by the coding sequence ATGCCCCTCCACGCTCATGCCGGCCCACTCGCCGTGCTGGCCCTTTCCACGGCCCTGGCCGGCTGCTCCAGCGTGACGCCGGTGCGCTATTCCGCCATCGCTTCGTCCACCTATCTGGCGCCGAACCCGTCCGACCCGAGCGGCCGTGTCCCCTACCGCTACGCCACCACGGTGGATTGGCGTCCCTACGACAAGGTCATCATCGATCCCGTCGCCATCTACCGGGGACCGGACCAGCAGTTCGGCAGCCTGTCCGAGGCGGACAAGACGTCTCTCGCCCGCACCATGCAGGCGCGGTTCGAGCAGAAGCTGCGCAGCCGCTTCGCGCTGGTCAGCCGGGCGGGGCCGAACACCCTGCGGATCCGGCTGACGCTGACGGGCGCGGTCGCCAACACGCCTGTCATCGGCACCCTGTCCCGCTTCGACATCGGCGGCGCGATCTATAACGGCGTGCAGACCGCCCGCGACGGCGAAGGCGCGATGACCGGCTCGGTCGTCTACGCCGTGGAAATCTTCGACGCCCCGAAGCTGCAATTGCTCGGCGCCTTCGTCAGCAAGCAATATCCCAGCCCCTACGACGTCAAGGCCAGCATGGGCCGGCTCGCAGCGGCGGAAGCCGGCATCGACAAGGGTGCCGATGCGCTGCTCGCGCAGCTGCAGATGACGGCGTCGCGGACGCAATAG
- a CDS encoding nuclear transport factor 2 family protein: MSRPPLPPFTAETAAAKARLAEDAWNTRDPARVALAYTPDSLWRNRAEFLQGREAIEAFLTRKWNRELDYRLIKEVWTSGGNRIAVRFAYEWHDDSGQWFRSYGNENWEFDEHGLMRRRIASINDAPIRESDRKYRWPLGRRPDDHPSLSDLGL; encoded by the coding sequence ATGAGCCGTCCACCCCTCCCGCCCTTCACCGCCGAGACCGCGGCCGCGAAGGCACGCCTTGCCGAGGACGCCTGGAACACGCGCGACCCGGCCCGGGTGGCTCTCGCCTATACGCCGGACAGCCTGTGGCGCAACCGGGCCGAGTTCCTGCAGGGGCGGGAGGCGATCGAGGCGTTCCTGACGCGCAAATGGAACCGCGAGCTCGACTATCGCCTGATCAAGGAGGTGTGGACGTCGGGCGGCAACCGCATCGCCGTGCGTTTCGCCTATGAGTGGCACGACGACAGCGGCCAGTGGTTCCGCAGCTACGGCAACGAGAACTGGGAGTTCGACGAGCACGGGCTGATGCGCCGGCGCATTGCCAGCATCAACGATGCGCCGATCCGCGAGAGCGATCGCAAGTACCGTTGGCCGCTCGGCCGCCGGCCCGACGATCATCCCTCGCTCAGCGATCTCGGCCTGTGA
- a CDS encoding TetR/AcrR family transcriptional regulator, translated as MMRRGQPVCRADRMPRSACRVPGEDAEMDAAKPRSEEREGRRSGRPTKERAGQLTEHIIEVATALFMESGFAATSIDLIAATARVSKQTFYARFPSKEALFAAVIRKRVDDLLLPVVVDSKRAGPIEAILIRIGVELSKRALSPVAIAFTRLILAEAHQFPLHMFVHKENTDRVRGLVAGIFANAIRDGQLRPADADFLAEQFIYGVVDGPARDVVLSGRTPEPDEALRERVARAVALFLDGCRGPAPRA; from the coding sequence ATGATGCGGCGCGGCCAGCCTGTATGCCGGGCCGACCGGATGCCGCGGAGCGCTTGTCGAGTGCCGGGAGAGGACGCAGAGATGGATGCCGCCAAGCCGCGGTCCGAGGAGCGGGAAGGACGACGCAGCGGGCGGCCGACCAAGGAACGAGCCGGGCAGCTCACCGAGCACATCATCGAGGTGGCGACCGCGCTGTTCATGGAGTCCGGCTTCGCTGCGACCAGCATCGACCTGATCGCGGCGACGGCCCGGGTCTCCAAGCAGACCTTCTATGCCCGCTTTCCCTCGAAGGAGGCCCTGTTCGCGGCGGTGATCCGCAAGAGGGTGGACGATCTGCTGCTGCCGGTCGTCGTCGACTCGAAGCGGGCCGGTCCGATCGAAGCGATCCTGATCCGTATCGGGGTGGAGCTTTCGAAGCGGGCGCTCTCGCCGGTGGCCATCGCCTTCACCCGGCTTATTCTGGCCGAAGCGCATCAGTTCCCGCTGCACATGTTCGTCCACAAGGAAAATACCGATCGGGTGCGAGGGCTGGTGGCGGGCATCTTCGCCAATGCCATTCGCGACGGGCAGCTTCGGCCGGCCGATGCCGATTTCCTGGCAGAGCAGTTCATCTACGGGGTCGTCGACGGCCCGGCCCGGGACGTCGTGCTCAGCGGCCGGACGCCGGAGCCGGACGAGGCGCTGCGCGAGCGGGTCGCCCGCGCCGTCGCCCTGTTCCTGGACGGTTGCCGAGGGCCGGCGCCGCGCGCTTGA
- a CDS encoding aminotransferase produces the protein MSSALANSVEKRDIAFHIHSQTNPQLLEERGPLVVTRGEGARIHDNAGKTYIDAMAGLWCASLGFANQRLAAAAARQYGELGYYHTFFQRTTDSVATLAETLVDLTGMTGGKAYFATSGSEANETMVKLAWVYHAVRGKPTKRKVIARDRAFHGSTIAAASMCGLPFMHREFGLPLPGFLHTLCPDPYRGMRAGEDEAAFVERLAAELEALILREGPDSIAAFIAEPIHAGGGIIVPPQGYFARIQAVLKKYDILLLDDEIVCGFGRTGNWFGKETVGAEPDMMALAKGLSSSYFPISAVVVAPAIYEALREVNKGGGSFGHGFTNSGHPVGVAVALEAIAIYREMDVVAHVRTMGARLRRHFEAIAAGSPIVGEVRGAGLMLGIELVADKATRVPFDPRLQAGPQFDRIAYDNGLIARCMGDVLGFSPPLIVDEKDVDAIAERCATSLRQLERQLAA, from the coding sequence ATGAGCTCCGCCCTGGCCAATTCCGTGGAGAAGCGCGACATCGCCTTCCACATCCATTCCCAGACCAACCCGCAGCTCCTGGAGGAGCGCGGCCCGCTGGTGGTGACGCGCGGCGAGGGCGCGCGCATCCACGACAATGCCGGCAAGACCTATATCGACGCCATGGCGGGCCTGTGGTGCGCCTCGCTCGGCTTCGCCAACCAGCGGCTCGCGGCCGCGGCGGCGCGGCAATATGGCGAGCTCGGCTACTACCACACCTTCTTCCAGCGCACGACCGACAGCGTCGCCACCCTGGCGGAGACGCTGGTCGACCTCACCGGCATGACCGGCGGCAAGGCCTATTTCGCCACCTCCGGCTCCGAGGCCAACGAGACCATGGTCAAGCTCGCCTGGGTCTACCACGCCGTGCGCGGCAAGCCGACCAAGCGCAAGGTGATCGCCCGCGACCGGGCCTTCCACGGCTCGACCATCGCCGCGGCGTCGATGTGCGGCCTGCCCTTCATGCATCGCGAGTTCGGCCTGCCGCTTCCCGGCTTCCTGCACACGCTCTGCCCCGATCCCTATCGCGGCATGCGGGCGGGCGAGGACGAGGCCGCCTTCGTCGAGCGCCTCGCCGCCGAGCTCGAGGCGCTGATCCTGCGCGAGGGGCCGGATTCGATCGCCGCCTTCATCGCCGAGCCGATCCATGCCGGCGGCGGCATCATCGTGCCGCCACAGGGCTATTTCGCCCGCATCCAGGCGGTGCTGAAGAAATACGACATCCTCCTGCTCGACGACGAGATCGTCTGCGGCTTCGGCCGCACCGGCAACTGGTTCGGCAAGGAGACGGTCGGCGCGGAGCCGGACATGATGGCGCTCGCCAAGGGGCTGTCCTCCTCCTATTTCCCGATCTCCGCCGTGGTGGTGGCGCCGGCGATCTACGAGGCGCTGCGCGAGGTCAACAAGGGCGGTGGCAGCTTCGGCCACGGCTTCACCAATTCCGGCCACCCCGTCGGCGTCGCCGTGGCGCTCGAGGCGATCGCCATCTACCGCGAGATGGACGTGGTGGCCCATGTCCGCACCATGGGCGCGCGGCTGCGCCGCCACTTCGAGGCGATCGCCGCCGGCTCGCCGATCGTCGGCGAGGTGCGCGGCGCCGGGCTGATGCTCGGCATCGAGCTGGTCGCCGACAAGGCGACGCGCGTGCCCTTCGATCCCCGGCTCCAGGCCGGGCCGCAGTTCGACCGCATCGCCTATGACAACGGCCTCATTGCCCGCTGCATGGGCGACGTGCTCGGCTTCTCCCCGCCGCTGATCGTCGACGAAAAGGATGTCGACGCCATCGCCGAACGCTGCGCCACGAGCCTGCGACAGCTGGAGCGCCAGCTGGCGGCCTGA
- a CDS encoding TadE/TadG family type IV pilus assembly protein has protein sequence MKIRPRPTSRHPGLAALCHAGIRRADGASAIEFALVAPIFLLILVAMIDFGMVLYTRFNLSQGLSASANYAMVSAANASSSNGAALAASLSAIIPARFDATVVVNNGPQSQRTSGTTVASGTVSNADLCYCPVLSGTSLAWGSATTCASSCSGGGLAGKFVSITGSIAVTPFFGSYGLVQNGTISVSTVVQVQ, from the coding sequence ATGAAGATCCGCCCCCGACCGACCTCCCGCCACCCCGGCCTCGCCGCCCTGTGCCACGCCGGCATACGCCGCGCAGACGGCGCCTCCGCGATCGAATTCGCGCTGGTGGCGCCGATCTTCCTGCTCATCCTGGTGGCGATGATCGATTTCGGGATGGTCCTGTACACCCGCTTCAACCTCAGCCAGGGCCTGTCGGCCAGCGCCAACTACGCCATGGTCAGCGCGGCGAATGCCAGCTCGAGCAATGGCGCGGCGCTGGCCGCCAGCCTGTCGGCGATCATCCCCGCACGGTTCGACGCGACCGTCGTCGTCAACAACGGACCCCAGTCGCAACGAACGAGCGGGACGACGGTCGCGTCGGGAACCGTGAGCAATGCCGATCTGTGCTACTGCCCCGTGCTGAGCGGCACATCCCTGGCTTGGGGAAGCGCGACGACCTGCGCCTCGAGCTGCAGCGGCGGCGGCCTCGCCGGCAAGTTCGTCTCGATCACCGGCAGCATTGCCGTCACCCCCTTCTTCGGCAGCTACGGCCTGGTGCAGAACGGCACGATCTCGGTCAGCACCGTGGTGCAGGTGCAGTGA
- a CDS encoding DUF2147 domain-containing protein, with product MHEMSAVSRIITRAAAAALLAAGPGLAAQSPADPGGIWRTEDNRARIRIEPCGSRPGQVCGYLVWMEDGLDPKGRPLRDLRNPDPARRSQALLGEQLLAGAVRPSDGRIAGRIYDAESGKSYDVTLWRDADSLKVEGCVLAIFCATQTWSRVKDALPGQLVGATGAANGPRPEQVRARPPVPGQK from the coding sequence ATGCATGAGATGAGCGCGGTCTCTCGGATCATCACGCGCGCCGCGGCGGCCGCCCTCCTGGCCGCCGGACCCGGGCTTGCCGCCCAGTCCCCCGCCGACCCCGGCGGCATCTGGCGCACCGAGGACAACCGCGCCCGCATCCGGATCGAGCCCTGCGGGAGCAGGCCGGGACAGGTCTGCGGCTATCTCGTCTGGATGGAGGATGGCCTCGATCCCAAGGGACGGCCGCTCAGGGACCTGCGCAACCCCGATCCCGCCAGGCGATCCCAGGCCCTGCTGGGCGAGCAGCTCCTCGCCGGCGCGGTCCGACCGTCCGATGGGCGCATCGCCGGCCGGATCTATGACGCGGAAAGCGGCAAGTCCTATGACGTGACGCTCTGGCGCGATGCGGACAGCCTGAAGGTCGAGGGTTGCGTGCTGGCCATCTTCTGCGCCACCCAGACCTGGAGCCGGGTCAAGGATGCCCTGCCCGGGCAGCTCGTCGGTGCGACGGGCGCCGCGAACGGCCCCCGGCCCGAGCAGGTCCGGGCCAGGCCGCCGGTGCCGGGACAGAAATAG
- a CDS encoding LysR family transcriptional regulator has protein sequence MNIRDLEAFVAVVETGSIVAASARLNLTQPGVTRRIQNLEQGLEAALLDRQSKPLRPTAAGREAYEHGRRVLRSLEDLKAGVGADAGARGEFRLGIMPYLSDAALALPLDRLRAAFPRLTLRIASGWSQRLLERVVGSELDAAAVCLPDGVSPPEELTAEDLGTQAVLLVAAPALGVPRPASFEALSRFPWVMNESGCGFRAFIRHSFEASRLPFVVGVEALSADLRMSLVARGLGIGVVTPAAFAGSPWRTAVEVIDAPDFRPSLRSWLLHRPPAGRLARPIALFRETLLESLRAEALLPA, from the coding sequence ATGAACATCCGTGACCTCGAGGCTTTCGTGGCGGTGGTGGAGACCGGGTCGATCGTCGCGGCCTCGGCCCGGCTGAACCTGACCCAGCCCGGGGTGACCCGGCGGATCCAGAACCTGGAGCAGGGCCTGGAGGCAGCGCTGCTCGACCGCCAGTCGAAGCCGCTGCGGCCGACCGCGGCCGGGCGGGAAGCCTACGAGCACGGCCGGCGGGTGCTGCGCTCGCTGGAGGACCTCAAGGCCGGCGTGGGCGCTGACGCCGGTGCCCGTGGCGAATTCCGGCTCGGCATCATGCCCTATCTCTCGGATGCGGCGCTGGCCTTGCCACTCGACCGTCTGCGCGCCGCTTTCCCGCGATTGACCCTGCGCATCGCCTCGGGCTGGTCGCAGCGGCTGCTGGAACGGGTGGTGGGCAGCGAGCTCGACGCAGCGGCGGTCTGCCTGCCGGATGGCGTGAGCCCGCCGGAGGAGCTCACCGCCGAGGATCTCGGCACCCAGGCCGTGCTGCTCGTCGCCGCTCCGGCTCTCGGCGTGCCGCGGCCGGCCAGCTTCGAGGCGCTCTCGCGCTTTCCCTGGGTGATGAACGAAAGCGGCTGCGGCTTCCGCGCCTTCATACGCCATAGTTTCGAGGCGTCGCGCCTGCCCTTCGTGGTCGGCGTCGAGGCGCTGAGCGCCGATCTCAGGATGTCGCTGGTGGCGCGTGGGCTCGGCATCGGCGTCGTGACCCCGGCGGCCTTCGCCGGCAGCCCCTGGCGGACGGCGGTGGAGGTGATCGACGCTCCGGATTTCCGGCCGAGCCTGCGCTCCTGGCTGCTGCACCGGCCGCCGGCGGGCCGCCTCGCCCGCCCGATCGCCTTGTTCCGCGAGACCCTGCTGGAGAGCCTGCGGGCCGAGGCTCTGCTTCCCGCCTGA
- a CDS encoding MFS transporter, producing MSASDDLAAASRSDTITGPLTLLFAVATGVIVTNLFAPQTLVGMIGPALGLQATASGLVATATLLGYAAGLFLLVPLADLAENRALVLRMLAAAAIAAGAAAFAPDAATLLVLLFALGAACSAIQILVPVAAAMAPPERRGRVIGDVMSGLMVGILLSRPLASLLADAWGWRAFYGTSAFALAVLVAVLARGLPHRRPPAGPAYPALVASLWHLLRGEPTLRRRALTASLAMAAFSLFWTSVALRLAQPPFDLGQRGIALFALVGAGGAVVTPLFGRAGDRGWTRPATRAAHLLIIAALALAAWAGAGREGPVLHLILMGTSAVLLDVGVTGDQTLGRRAVNLLRPEARGRLNGLFVGLFFLGGAIGSALAGLAWSAGGWPAVCLTGMAIGVAALAADLTEDMT from the coding sequence ATGTCCGCCAGCGACGACCTTGCCGCCGCCTCCCGATCCGACACGATCACCGGTCCGCTCACCCTGCTCTTCGCGGTGGCCACCGGCGTGATCGTCACCAATCTGTTCGCGCCGCAGACCCTGGTCGGGATGATCGGACCGGCGCTCGGGCTCCAGGCGACCGCCAGCGGCCTCGTCGCCACCGCCACCCTGCTCGGCTATGCCGCCGGCCTGTTCCTGCTGGTGCCGCTCGCCGACCTCGCGGAGAACCGGGCCCTGGTGCTGCGCATGCTCGCCGCCGCCGCGATCGCCGCCGGCGCCGCGGCCTTCGCGCCCGATGCGGCGACCTTGCTGGTGCTGCTCTTCGCGCTGGGCGCAGCCTGCTCCGCCATCCAGATCCTGGTGCCGGTCGCCGCCGCCATGGCCCCGCCGGAGCGGCGCGGCCGGGTGATCGGCGACGTCATGAGCGGCCTGATGGTCGGCATCCTGTTGTCGCGACCGCTGGCCAGCCTGCTCGCCGACGCCTGGGGCTGGCGCGCCTTCTACGGCACGAGCGCCTTTGCCCTGGCCGTGCTGGTCGCCGTGCTCGCCCGCGGCCTGCCGCACCGCCGGCCGCCGGCGGGCCCCGCCTATCCCGCGCTGGTCGCCTCGCTCTGGCACCTCCTGCGCGGCGAGCCGACGCTGCGGCGCCGGGCCCTGACCGCCAGTCTCGCCATGGCCGCCTTCAGCCTGTTCTGGACCTCGGTCGCCCTGCGCCTGGCGCAGCCGCCCTTCGACCTCGGCCAGCGCGGCATCGCCCTGTTCGCCCTGGTGGGGGCCGGCGGCGCCGTGGTGACGCCGCTGTTCGGCCGGGCCGGAGATCGCGGCTGGACCCGTCCTGCCACCCGGGCCGCGCATCTCTTGATCATCGCCGCCCTGGCGCTGGCCGCCTGGGCCGGCGCCGGGCGCGAGGGCCCGGTCCTGCATCTCATCCTGATGGGCACCAGCGCCGTGCTGCTCGATGTCGGCGTCACCGGCGACCAGACGCTCGGGCGCCGCGCCGTGAACCTGCTCCGGCCCGAGGCGCGCGGCCGCCTCAACGGCCTGTTCGTCGGCCTGTTCTTCCTCGGGGGCGCCATCGGCTCCGCCCTTGCGGGCCTCGCCTGGAGCGCAGGCGGCTGGCCGGCCGTCTGCCTGACCGGCATGGCGATCGGCGTCGCCGCCCTCGCAGCCGACCTGACGGAGGACATGACATGA
- a CDS encoding pyridoxamine 5'-phosphate oxidase family protein — protein MSSSQAPASDVAFSPAVKAVQARRGSREAYARMEARGSWQTRITPELAGFIASQISVFIATASAEGQPTIQHRGGPPGFLRVLDDRSIGFADYAGNRQYITTGNLGENPRACLFLIDYAHRQRVKIWGEAAVVEDPALTARLMPPDYAARPEQAILFTVTAWDANCQQHIPQRFEAADVAAALAARDRRIAALEAALAAAERRLSEAS, from the coding sequence ATGAGCAGCAGCCAGGCTCCTGCCAGCGACGTCGCCTTCTCGCCGGCGGTCAAGGCGGTGCAGGCACGGCGTGGCTCGCGGGAGGCCTACGCGCGCATGGAGGCGCGCGGCTCCTGGCAGACCCGGATCACGCCCGAGCTCGCCGGCTTCATCGCGTCGCAGATCAGCGTGTTCATCGCCACGGCCAGCGCCGAGGGCCAGCCGACGATCCAGCACCGCGGCGGGCCGCCGGGCTTCCTCCGGGTGCTCGACGACCGCAGCATCGGCTTTGCAGACTATGCCGGCAACCGGCAATACATCACGACGGGCAATCTCGGGGAGAATCCGCGGGCCTGCCTGTTCCTGATCGACTATGCGCATCGGCAGCGGGTGAAGATCTGGGGCGAGGCCGCGGTCGTCGAGGATCCGGCGCTGACGGCGCGGCTGATGCCGCCGGACTATGCGGCGCGGCCGGAGCAGGCGATCCTGTTCACCGTCACGGCCTGGGACGCCAATTGCCAGCAGCACATCCCGCAGCGCTTCGAGGCTGCGGACGTCGCCGCCGCGCTGGCGGCACGCGATCGGCGCATCGCCGCGCTCGAGGCGGCGCTCGCCGCGGCGGAACGGCGCCTCTCCGAGGCGTCCTGA
- a CDS encoding TadE/TadG family type IV pilus assembly protein yields the protein MTALWRSLGRDRSGSVVILFAIALPLICGIAALVVEYGNGLAIKARYQRVADIASFAGALAYNGTGSTTAMTSAALRIAALNGVASSGVTASLVASPANASDKAVLVSVAGTDPLFLAPLLGAASSLQISASAYTQLNAGVASCILALSSSQSGVTLSGGTSVTATSCAVASNSTVTVPCGTTITAKTVSYNSAAAPSQPCSGISASIVQAASTDPVAGTTGLTTATARLATVAAQTAPTAPVVGSGTAVSFGYSASSMSIGNGCTATTATAYSGKWTVTCPAGGTYTFGAITTAASLTFATSGTAATTYNFSGTVTLSGTNTFGPGIYNFAKGLITTGGSSTTFAAGSTFTIGQGSSYCSNGYYSICNTSTLTFAGPSTFLLAAGIQNTGGSTLNLGYGSGITANGFRIGPSTSGDAINLGGGSTTYMGDATASGSLFQLNGNLNDAGGGSCLIISAASQHDIEGNFIASGAVVMGAGVYTIDGYMALGSAGGGGASCGGSTVSVTGQGVTTVLSGKATPTSGSCSGLVFCVAAGYSNVLMTAPTSGTYANLAVIGPTSTAVTAGAGFIQGGSNGQITGVFYFPNGPLTMSGGAGVSGGSSCLQLIASNITLSGGAVLGSACITATTSSSATLVQ from the coding sequence ATGACGGCTCTGTGGCGCTCCCTCGGGCGCGACCGGAGCGGAAGCGTCGTCATCCTCTTCGCCATCGCCCTGCCGCTGATCTGCGGGATCGCCGCGCTCGTCGTGGAATATGGCAATGGCCTGGCGATCAAGGCCCGGTACCAGCGCGTCGCCGACATCGCCTCCTTCGCCGGGGCACTCGCCTATAACGGCACGGGCTCGACCACGGCGATGACCAGCGCTGCTCTCCGGATCGCTGCCCTGAACGGCGTCGCCTCCAGCGGCGTCACCGCGAGCCTCGTCGCCTCTCCGGCCAACGCCAGCGACAAGGCGGTCCTCGTCTCCGTGGCCGGGACGGATCCGCTCTTCCTGGCGCCGCTCCTGGGCGCCGCTTCGAGCCTCCAGATTTCCGCCTCGGCCTACACCCAGCTCAACGCCGGCGTCGCGAGCTGCATCCTCGCCCTCTCCTCGTCCCAGAGCGGCGTGACGCTGAGCGGCGGCACCTCCGTGACCGCGACCAGCTGCGCGGTCGCGTCCAACAGCACGGTCACCGTCCCGTGCGGAACCACGATCACGGCCAAGACCGTCAGCTACAATTCCGCCGCTGCGCCGAGCCAGCCCTGCAGCGGCATCTCCGCCTCGATCGTCCAGGCGGCGAGCACGGATCCCGTCGCCGGGACCACGGGACTGACCACGGCCACGGCACGGCTGGCGACCGTCGCGGCGCAGACCGCCCCCACCGCCCCCGTGGTCGGCAGCGGCACCGCTGTCAGCTTCGGCTATTCCGCCTCCTCGATGTCGATCGGCAACGGCTGCACCGCGACGACGGCCACCGCCTATAGCGGCAAATGGACCGTCACCTGCCCGGCCGGCGGCACCTACACCTTCGGTGCGATCACCACCGCCGCCAGCCTCACCTTCGCCACCAGCGGCACGGCGGCGACCACCTACAATTTCAGCGGCACCGTGACGCTGTCCGGCACCAACACCTTCGGGCCGGGCATCTACAACTTCGCCAAGGGCCTGATCACGACCGGCGGCAGCAGCACGACCTTCGCCGCCGGCAGCACCTTCACGATCGGGCAGGGCTCGTCCTATTGCAGCAACGGCTATTACAGCATCTGCAACACCAGCACCCTGACCTTCGCCGGGCCGAGCACCTTCCTCCTCGCCGCCGGCATCCAGAACACCGGCGGCTCCACCCTCAACCTCGGCTACGGCTCGGGCATCACCGCCAACGGCTTCCGGATCGGCCCCTCGACCAGCGGCGACGCGATCAACCTCGGCGGCGGCTCGACGACCTATATGGGCGACGCGACCGCCAGCGGCAGCCTGTTCCAGCTCAACGGCAACCTCAACGACGCCGGCGGCGGCAGCTGCCTGATCATCTCGGCTGCGAGCCAGCACGATATCGAAGGCAATTTCATCGCGTCCGGCGCCGTGGTGATGGGCGCGGGCGTCTACACCATCGACGGCTACATGGCGCTCGGCAGCGCCGGCGGCGGCGGCGCGAGCTGCGGCGGCTCGACGGTGAGCGTCACCGGACAGGGCGTCACCACGGTGCTGTCGGGCAAGGCGACGCCGACCTCCGGCTCCTGCTCGGGCCTGGTCTTCTGCGTGGCGGCCGGCTACAGCAACGTCCTCATGACGGCGCCCACGTCCGGCACCTATGCCAACCTCGCCGTCATCGGCCCGACATCGACCGCCGTGACCGCCGGCGCCGGCTTCATCCAGGGCGGCAGCAACGGCCAGATCACCGGCGTCTTCTACTTTCCCAACGGGCCGCTGACGATGAGCGGCGGCGCCGGCGTCTCCGGCGGCTCGTCCTGCCTGCAGCTCATCGCATCCAATATCACCTTGTCCGGCGGCGCCGTGCTGGGCTCGGCCTGCATCACCGCGACCACCTCTAGCAGCGCCACGCTCGTCCAATGA